The sequence below is a genomic window from Alphaproteobacteria bacterium.
TTTTGGTGGGGAAAAAATAACAAAATTTTTAATTAAATTAAATTACCAAATACCAACACAACTAATTGAATTTAAACTTATAAATTCACTTTTAGATTCAGCACAACAAAAAGTTGAAGGACTTTATTATGAACAAAGAAAAACTTTAAATCAATATGATCAAATAGTAAATAAACATCGTATTCTTATATATAAATTTCGTAGAAAAATTTTATTTAGTTCTAATACTAGGCGTATAACATTAGAACTGATAGAAAATATGGTTGCGGATATAATTAATCTTTTATATGGTACATCGGATTCAGAAGAACTATATAATAAAAATGCTTCAATGTTACGTTTAATAGGACTCTTATATAGTATAACTCTTTCTTTTGATAGTAATACTCCTATTCCTAACATTTCTAATAAAAAATTTATTAAAAATTTTTTAATACAACAAGCTTGGTCTATTTATAGTAAAAAGGAAATTTGGTGTAGTTTTATAGATCCTGGTTTATTTATATTATTTGAAAAACTTATTATGTTAAAGTATTTAGATTATCATTGGGGAAAACATCTAGAAAATATTAATTTTATTAAAGAAACAGTAAAATGGGAAGTTTATGCTCAAAAAGATCCTTTTATACTTTTTAAGAATGAAGCAAATAAATCATTGAATAAAACACTAAAATATTATCGTGACAATGTTATTTATACACTTCTAACAAGTAGATTTAGTTTAATTTAATAGAATAGCAAATAAAACTAAAAATTTATGAATAAAGGAATAAAAAATATTACAAGACGAAAAGGTCTTAATAAATTAGGTTTTAGAGTACGAATGAAATCACTAAATG
It includes:
- a CDS encoding 50S ribosomal protein L34 → MNKGIKNITRRKGLNKLGFRVRMKSLNGKKIIKNRRNKKRKNLSIS